A window of the Egibacter rhizosphaerae genome harbors these coding sequences:
- a CDS encoding alpha/beta fold hydrolase, with product MPADREHRAVSPDGTEIAGSVHGVGPPLVLVHGAMADGECEWAAVVPFLRDRFTCHLVSTRNRGASGRSPDLAPQRLAEDVTAYVESIGEPVRLAGVSGGGMWVLAAAAQSAAVSAVAAHEPVVFEVIDGDTLAGFEEALEAMVEAAAAGDHAEAARIFLEGVTNDDELAVIAAKPGYLDAAGRNVHVDLEEIRQTARSEGFSATDPSRLARISVPVLLTYGAATPMPWFRDGVQHVAAHVADPRLRELPGCGHLATAAHPDQLAGELAAFFERAPARA from the coding sequence ATGCCCGCCGACCGTGAACACCGCGCAGTGTCCCCCGACGGCACCGAGATCGCCGGCTCCGTCCATGGAGTCGGGCCACCGCTCGTCCTCGTGCACGGGGCGATGGCCGACGGCGAATGCGAGTGGGCAGCGGTCGTCCCGTTCCTGCGTGATCGCTTCACCTGTCACCTCGTGAGCACCCGCAACCGGGGAGCGAGTGGCCGGAGCCCCGACCTCGCCCCGCAGCGCCTCGCCGAGGACGTGACCGCCTACGTGGAGAGCATCGGCGAGCCGGTCCGCCTCGCAGGGGTCTCGGGAGGGGGCATGTGGGTCCTCGCGGCAGCGGCTCAGAGCGCGGCGGTGTCCGCGGTCGCGGCGCACGAGCCGGTGGTGTTCGAGGTGATCGACGGTGACACGCTGGCGGGATTCGAGGAGGCTCTCGAGGCGATGGTTGAGGCGGCTGCCGCTGGTGATCACGCCGAGGCCGCCCGGATCTTCCTCGAGGGGGTCACCAACGACGACGAACTCGCGGTGATTGCTGCCAAGCCGGGCTACCTGGACGCCGCTGGGCGGAACGTCCACGTTGATCTCGAGGAGATCCGCCAGACCGCCCGTTCCGAGGGCTTCAGCGCTACCGACCCATCACGGCTCGCACGCATCAGCGTGCCCGTGTTGCTCACGTACGGCGCGGCGACACCGATGCCCTGGTTCCGCGACGGCGTGCAGCACGTCGCCGCGCACGTCGCCGATCCGCGCCTCCGCGAACTGCCCGGCTGCGGTCACCTGGCGACCGCCGCTCATCCGGATCAGCTCGCGGGCGAGCTCGCCGCGTTCTTCGAGCGGGCGCCCGCCCGGGCCTGA
- a CDS encoding HD domain-containing phosphohydrolase has product MELGTVRLADLVAGLSRLADLGFGLQAGESLRASALAAALARSLDLRADDVRAALYTALLFHIGCVGYAHETARRFGDEHVVHLAGERTNVASPRDVATTLVPALTRNRSAREQLRIAAFLLARGPRFGRAFDTASCEVGREAARRLRLPTEVQRGVYHSSEWWNGRGAPEGLAGEDIPVGARVAQLSHTAVLFDTLGGPDLVVEAVRERAGGILDPTMVEHLARRAAPMLGELDAVDPLQLVREAEPRPTATRSSAELIEVAAVFGDLADLKTPFTHGHASGVAALARTAGERLRLGSSEAADLEAAAHLHDVGRVAISNNLWEKPGPLTAHEWEQVRLHAYHSERIVTASQPLAALAPIVGMHHERCDASGYHRACGPAAQPLAARVLAAADVYQAMTQSRPHRSAWAPEQAEQRLRVEARAGRLDADAVAAVLSAAGHDAVVGGRRPGGLTDREVEVLALVAEGCTNAGVAERLVISRRTAEQHLQHVYRKLGVSSRAAAALFAMEHHLLPRPKDQ; this is encoded by the coding sequence GTGGAACTCGGAACCGTGCGGCTGGCGGACCTGGTGGCCGGGTTGTCCCGCCTGGCCGATCTCGGCTTCGGTCTGCAGGCGGGCGAATCGTTGCGCGCGTCCGCACTCGCCGCCGCGCTCGCCCGCTCGCTCGACCTGCGGGCAGACGACGTGCGGGCCGCGCTCTACACCGCGTTGCTATTCCACATCGGCTGCGTCGGCTACGCGCACGAGACCGCGCGGCGGTTCGGTGATGAGCACGTCGTGCACCTCGCCGGGGAGCGCACGAACGTCGCCTCCCCACGTGACGTCGCCACCACCCTCGTACCGGCGCTGACACGCAACCGCTCCGCGCGTGAGCAACTCCGGATCGCAGCGTTCCTGCTCGCCCGCGGGCCGCGCTTCGGCCGCGCGTTCGACACCGCCTCCTGCGAGGTCGGACGAGAGGCCGCACGCCGCCTACGGCTGCCGACGGAGGTGCAACGAGGCGTCTACCATTCCTCCGAGTGGTGGAACGGCAGGGGCGCCCCGGAAGGACTCGCGGGCGAGGACATCCCGGTGGGTGCCCGGGTAGCGCAGCTCAGCCACACCGCGGTGCTGTTCGATACCCTCGGGGGGCCCGATCTCGTGGTCGAGGCGGTCCGCGAACGCGCTGGCGGCATCCTCGACCCCACCATGGTCGAGCATCTCGCGCGTCGTGCCGCACCGATGCTCGGCGAGCTCGATGCCGTCGACCCCCTGCAACTGGTGCGGGAGGCCGAACCGCGGCCGACGGCGACGCGGTCGAGTGCGGAGCTCATCGAAGTCGCGGCGGTGTTCGGCGATCTCGCCGACCTGAAGACGCCCTTCACACATGGCCACGCCAGCGGGGTCGCGGCGCTGGCGCGCACCGCGGGCGAGCGGCTGCGGCTCGGATCCTCCGAGGCCGCCGACCTCGAGGCGGCCGCCCACCTGCACGACGTCGGGCGCGTGGCGATCTCGAACAACCTCTGGGAGAAGCCCGGGCCGCTGACCGCGCACGAGTGGGAGCAGGTCCGCCTGCACGCGTACCACTCGGAGCGCATCGTCACGGCCTCCCAGCCGCTCGCCGCCCTCGCCCCGATCGTCGGCATGCACCACGAGCGCTGTGACGCTAGCGGGTATCACCGCGCCTGCGGGCCCGCGGCGCAGCCACTGGCCGCCCGTGTGCTCGCCGCCGCGGACGTGTACCAGGCGATGACCCAGTCGCGACCACACCGCTCGGCGTGGGCTCCCGAGCAGGCAGAGCAGCGATTGCGTGTCGAGGCCCGCGCCGGCCGGCTCGACGCGGACGCGGTCGCGGCCGTGCTGTCGGCGGCCGGCCACGACGCGGTGGTCGGCGGGCGGCGACCGGGTGGCCTCACCGACCGGGAGGTCGAGGTGCTCGCGCTCGTCGCCGAGGGCTGCACGAATGCAGGGGTGGCCGAGCGCCTCGTGATCTCGCGCCGCACGGCCGAGCAGCACCTGCAGCACGTCTACCGCAAGCTCGGCGTCTCGAGTCGGGCCGCGGCGGCGCTGTTCGCGATGGAGCACCACCTTCTCCCCCGCCCCAAGGATCAGTAA